From the Ilumatobacteraceae bacterium genome, the window GCCGCTCGAGATCAACCCGCAGATCCTCATGTGGGACCCGACGGTGCACTCGTTCGACTCGTTCGCCGACATCGGCGCCTCAGGTGCCACCGTGCTGTACTTCGCCGGGGCGACCTACATCGACTACATGGTCGAAGCGGGAATCCTGTCACGGGACCAGGTCGACCCGTCGTACGACGGGGCGCCGGCTCGATTCGTCGCCGAAGAGGGCGCCGTGGTGCAGCAGGGTTTCGCGACCAGCGAGCCGTACTTCTACGAGAACGAACTCGCCGAGTGGATGCGTCCGGTCGAGTACCTGCTCGTGCACGACGCAGGCTTCGAGGTCTACTCCCAACCCCTGGTCGTCCGTGAGGACGCGCTCGAGGAGCTGCGTCCGTGTCTCGAGGCCGTCGTGCCGATCTTCCAGCAGTCGGTCGTCGACCACTGGTCCGATGCCGACGCGACGAGCCAGCTCATCCTCGACATCGTCGAGGACCTCGACTCCTTCTGGGTGCTCTACCCCGGCCAGATGACCTACTCGGTCGAGACCGCGCTCGAGCTGGGCGTGGTCGGCAACGGCCCGGACGACGTCGTCGGGAACTTCGACGAGACGCGGATGACCGAGGTCGTCGATCTCCTCAAGTCGGTGCTGCCCGACGTCCCCGACGAGCTGACCGCCGAATCGACGTACACGAACGAGTTCATCGACTCGAGCATCGGGTTCTGAGCGATGCCGGTCTCCGCCCGTGTCCCGCTCGTCGACCTGACGGGGAGCGACGCTCCGGGCCCTGACCGCGACGCCGTGGTGGCGACGATCGCGAAGGCATGCACGGACGTCGGGTTTCTCGTCGTCCGCGGCCACGGTGTCGCTGACGAGGCGATTCGCGAGATCGAGTCGGCGGCGAGGGAGTTCTTCGCGCTGCCCGAAGACGAGAAGCTCCGGTGCACCCGAACCGGAGGCGCCTATCGGGGTTTCACCCCGGCGCAGCGGTCCGCCCTCGCCGCCTCGCGTGACGTCGAGACCCCACCCGACCTGTGCGAACTGTTCACGATCAACCGGTTCGACGACCCCGACGTGGCCCGTCGGTCGGGCCTCGAACCGGGGCGCGAAGCCTTCTTCGCCCCGAACGTCTGGCCCGACGAACCCGAACGGTTCCGGGGTGCATTCGAGCGGTACTACGGCATCATGGAAGAGCTCGCGGCGCGACTGATGAGGTTGATGGCGCTGGCGCTCGATCTCGACGAGGACTGGTTCGCCGACAAACTCACCGATCACATCACGAATCTGACGGTGAACCACTACCCGGAGATCGCGACGCCGCCGGCGCCGGGACAACTCCGGCGCGGCGAGCACTCCGACTGGGGGAGTCTGACCATCCTCTACACCGACGGCGAACCCGGGCTGCAGATCCGATCGCCGGCCGGGGTGTGGGAGGACATCCCGATGGTGCCCGGCGCGTTCGTGATCAACCTCGGTGACCTGATGGCGCGGTGGACCAACGGTCGCTGGACGTCGACGACGCACCGCGTGGTCGTGCCGTCCGATGTCCGCGGCGATCGCATTTCGATCGCGTTCTTCCAGCAGCCGGCCTACGACGCGTTGATCGAGTGCATCCCGACGTGTGCGACGCCGGACGCCCCGTCGCTGTTCGAGCCGATCACGTCGGGCGAGTGGATCGTCTCGATGCTGGACAAGACGCTGTACTGAAACGAGCATGGGAGCCCGATGAACGACGATCCGGACGTCTCCGATCCCGACGGCACGTCGGCACTTCGCGCGGCCCTCGGGCAGGCGAGGCTCGGGCTCGACGAGGGTGGTGTTCCGATCGGAGCCGTGCTCGTCGACGGGACGGGCACGATCATCGGGTCCGGTCGTAACGGGTCGGTCCAGTACGACGATCACCTGATGCACGCCGAGACGGCAGCCGTCAGATCCGCCGGCAGGTTGTCGGACTACGCCGCGACGACGTTGGTCACGACGATGACGCCCTGTTGGTACTGCGCAGGCCTGGTCCGATTTCTGGGAATCGGGTCGGTCGTGGTCGGCGACGGTCGGTCGTGGTCGACCGAAGCGGCCGAGTGGCTCGCTGATGCGGGTGTTGCTGTCTCAGTGGTCGACGACGACGGCTGTATCGAGCTGTTCTCGTCGTGGATCGCGACCGCTCCCGCGGCCTGGACGCTGCCCGAGAGCGTCGACGGGGACACCGGTCGATCATGAGTCTGTTCCGAGTGATGTACTCACCCGACGACTTCGACGCTGCTGCGCACTTCTTCCAGGAGGTCCTGGGTCTCGGCGTGGTCGGTTCGTGGGACGACGACGGTCGCGGCGCGATCTTCCAGGCGCCGGCGGCCCAGATCGAGATCTTCGGTGGGCCGGCGTCGCCCGAGCGGCCGCACCGACCCGATCCGGCCGCCGGTCCGGTGCCGATCGGACTCGCGTGGGAGGTCGTCGACGTCGACGGTTGGACCGAGACGGTCGTCGCCCGCGGCGCCGAACTCGTCGCTCCGCCCGTCGACCGGCCGTGGGGTATGCGTGCCGCGACGGTGTGCGGTCCCGACGGCCTTCTGGTGACCGGCTTCGAGTTGATCTGATTCGTTCCGGTCGGTCGGGTTCGCTCACGAGGTTCGCTCACTAGGGTGGTGGCGTGGCCGACGTCGTCTTGATCTCCGGGTTGTCGGGTGCCGGCCGAAGTGCGGCCGCCGACGTACTCGACGATCTCGACTTCTACGTGATCGACAACCTGCCGACGTCGCTCGTTCCCACGATCGTCGACCTCGCATCGACACCCGGCAGCCCGATCGGCCGGCTCGCGCTGGTGTCGGGGCGCAATCACGACGACCTGCTGCCGGGCGTGTCCAAGATGCGCGGTGCGGGGCACAAGGTCGTGCTGCTCTTCCTCGACTCGCAGACGCCGGCGCTCGTGCAGCGATACGACGCGACGCGACGCAAACACCCGTTCGCAGGCGAGGCCGACGGGCTCCTCGAGGCGATCGAGACCGAACGACGACTCCTCGAACCGGTCAAGGCGCAGGCCGACCTCGTGATCGACACGACCGAGCTCAACGTGCACCAATTGAAGGAGCGGCTCGTCGCTGCGTTCGACGAACCCGACCGGGAGCACCTCCAGATCGCGATCGAGAGCTTCGGCTACAAGAACGGTCTACCGCTCGACGCCGACATCGTGATGGACGTCCGGTTCCTGCCGAACCCTCACTGGGACGAAACGTTGCGTCCGCTGACCGGGCACGACCCACGTGTGAGCGACTACGTGCTCGAACGCGAGGCGACGAGCGGGTTCCTCGACAATCTCGAGACGCTGCTCGTCGACCTGCTGCCGCGCTACAAGGCCGAGGGCCGCAGCTATCTCACGATCGCGATCGGTTGCACCGGCGGTCGCCACCGGTCGGTCGCCATCGCCGAGGAGTTGTCGCGGCGGTTCGGGGCGCGCGGCGTCGCCGTCCGGACCTCACATCGCGACGTCGGCAGCGGCGGCTGAACCGGAGCGCGATCGGTCCGTTCGAGCTGATCGGTCGATCACTTACATACCGTTCAGTAGTGGTGCAACTAGTGTCTGTGTCCGGTAGGTCTGAACGCGGTCGACACGATGTCGGCGACAGAGCATCCCCCATGAAAGGAACCTGGACATG encodes:
- a CDS encoding 2-oxoglutarate and iron-dependent oxygenase domain-containing protein encodes the protein MPVSARVPLVDLTGSDAPGPDRDAVVATIAKACTDVGFLVVRGHGVADEAIREIESAAREFFALPEDEKLRCTRTGGAYRGFTPAQRSALAASRDVETPPDLCELFTINRFDDPDVARRSGLEPGREAFFAPNVWPDEPERFRGAFERYYGIMEELAARLMRLMALALDLDEDWFADKLTDHITNLTVNHYPEIATPPAPGQLRRGEHSDWGSLTILYTDGEPGLQIRSPAGVWEDIPMVPGAFVINLGDLMARWTNGRWTSTTHRVVVPSDVRGDRISIAFFQQPAYDALIECIPTCATPDAPSLFEPITSGEWIVSMLDKTLY
- a CDS encoding nucleoside deaminase yields the protein MNDDPDVSDPDGTSALRAALGQARLGLDEGGVPIGAVLVDGTGTIIGSGRNGSVQYDDHLMHAETAAVRSAGRLSDYAATTLVTTMTPCWYCAGLVRFLGIGSVVVGDGRSWSTEAAEWLADAGVAVSVVDDDGCIELFSSWIATAPAAWTLPESVDGDTGRS
- a CDS encoding VOC family protein — its product is MSLFRVMYSPDDFDAAAHFFQEVLGLGVVGSWDDDGRGAIFQAPAAQIEIFGGPASPERPHRPDPAAGPVPIGLAWEVVDVDGWTETVVARGAELVAPPVDRPWGMRAATVCGPDGLLVTGFELI
- the rapZ gene encoding RNase adapter RapZ, yielding MADVVLISGLSGAGRSAAADVLDDLDFYVIDNLPTSLVPTIVDLASTPGSPIGRLALVSGRNHDDLLPGVSKMRGAGHKVVLLFLDSQTPALVQRYDATRRKHPFAGEADGLLEAIETERRLLEPVKAQADLVIDTTELNVHQLKERLVAAFDEPDREHLQIAIESFGYKNGLPLDADIVMDVRFLPNPHWDETLRPLTGHDPRVSDYVLEREATSGFLDNLETLLVDLLPRYKAEGRSYLTIAIGCTGGRHRSVAIAEELSRRFGARGVAVRTSHRDVGSGG